The DNA region TGATGGCTGGTGGTGATGCCTCAACTTTTGAAAGCTGTTTACCGATTTTGAAAAAGTTGGGTGAAGAGCCTCGCTTAATTGGTGATGTTGGTTCTGCTGCGGCATTAAAACTCGCATTAAATCAATTAATTGCTTCATTGACAGCTGGATTTTCCTTGAGTTTGGGACTAATCAAAAAAGAGGGGGTTGATCTAGAGCAATTTATGGAAATTCTGCGAGATAGTGCTTTATATGCGCCGACTTTCGACAAAAAACTACAGCGAATGTGCGATCGCCAATTTGCGGATCCCAATTTCCCGACAAAACATCTACTAAAAGATACTGACCTTTTTTTACAGGCATCCAAGGCTGCGGGATTAAATAGTGAAGGTTTAGTCGGTATTCGGGAAATTATTGCCCAAGCTGTGGAAAATAACCTCGCCGAGTTAGATTATTCTGCGATTTATAACGTGATTACGCCGGAGTAATCTCTTTGTTGACAGTGCAATTTTTACCTTTTTCCTTCGCTTCGGCGAGGGCTTGCTCTGCAACTTCAACAAGCTGAAATAATGTTTGTTGATTGTCTGGTGTTTGGATCGAGACAACCCCTAAACTTACGGTCACAAAAGGATTAATTTCTGATTTTTCGTGAGCAATTTTTAAGAGACGCACACTGTCTTGGATATTTTCAGCAATAAATTTTGCGCCTTTGCCATCTGTTTCTGGTAGCAAAACAATGATTTCTTTATTCCCATAACGGGCGACAAGATCTGTCGGGCGTTTGGCTTGGGCTGTGATCGCTTGAGCAACTGCAAATAAACAATCATCGCTAGCCTTCTCGCCATAAACATCATTAAAATTTTCGAAATAGTCAATCTCTACCAGAATTAAGGAAGAAGGTCGCTTATGCCGAAACATTAAACGACCTTGCCGCTCCAAAAAAAGATCAAAAACCTGACGATTTGCCAGTTGAGTGAGAGGATCAACCACTGCCAATTGTTTTAATTGCTTATTACTAGTTTCGAGATGCTTGTATAGTCGGGCTTGATTGAGGAGATGCTTGACTCGCTGTTTCAAAATTGTCCAATTAATTGGCTTCGTCATAAAGTCAGTCGCCCCAGCCTCGAACGCTTGAGTGACTGACTCATCATTCCCTAACCCTGTGATCATCAGAATTGGGGTGTGATTAACTAAATTAACGGATGTTTCCGTTGTGAGTGCTGCCTCTTGAAGATTGTTCTGCTCTGATATTGATGTTTGGCTCTCAATTGCCTCAATTTCAGAAGTATTTATTTGTCGTAGTCGCTTACAAAATTCAATGCCATTCATTACGGGCATCATAAAATCAAGCAAAATAATGTCTGGGATACGCTGGTTAAAAAGCTCTAAACCCTCTTTGCCATTTTCTGCTTCTACAACTTCATATCCTTCTTTTTCCATTGCAAAGCGAATAAGACGACGCATGACGGAGTCATCATCGACAATCAAAATGAGAGGTTTATTCGGTTGTTGTTGTGGATCGATAGTCATGAATGCCAACCGAAAGTGAAATATCTCTGGGGCGATCGCCAACCTAGGAGATTAGATGTACTGATGGGAAATTATACGTCACAAAAAAGCTTCGTTAGCTTTCAGACTGATGGCATTAAGACTACTGAATTAGCTAATGAAGACGGTAAACAACTCCGTTTGTTCCTATAACTAGGCAGCGGAGCAATACAATTATGGCAAAAAAATCAGCTTCTGATGGTGTTCATCACCATTCTGTGAAGACGATGAACGATTTAATCATGTTCGACCTGGCTGACCCGGCGTACATTGAGCGTATCACTCATATTTTTGATTTTGTTCATGCTGGCATTTAATTGCTGGGCATCACGGATATCGATACTGAGAGAAATGATGGCAGGCTTACTATGACTGGTTTTAACGCCTGCTTTACGGACGTTGATATTTTGGTCACTGAGACGGGTCAAAATATCTTTTAGTACACCAACCCGGTCAATCACTTCGATACTGAGATCGACAGGATAAACAGGGGATGATTTGTGGTCATGATTAGGATTCCAATGAACAGGAATCAGGCGATCGCCTTCAAAGTTACGCATGTTATTGCAGTGACGATGGTGGATCGAAATACCCTTATGGCTCCGGGTGACAACGCCCATGATGGGTTCTCCCGGTAGTGGTGAACAGCAACCAGCCAAGCTATAGACAAGTCCTTCGATGCCTGCAATCGGATATTTATGGTTATCAGACGTTAGTGATTTTGGTGTTTTTGTGGGGTTAAGATCTGCTTCGGATTCAAATTGTGGTAGATGCTCTTCCTCTTGATCTCGCACCATATCCCGCCAGCGGTTGACCACATGTTTGAGGGTGACTTCGCCATAACCTAGAGCTGCGAGGAGATCGTCGGTGCTTTGATAGTTACACTTTTCTGCCACCGCCTGCATGTCATCGGACTTGAGAATACTGTCGAAACCGCTCTTGCCTAACTCTTTTTCAAGGAGACTTCTGCCTCGCGTTAAATTTTCATCTCGATGCGATCGTTTAAACCATTGCCGAATGCGATTTTTTGCACTTGGTGTCACGACATAATTGAGCCAGTCGAGGCTAGGATGAGCATTTTTCTGGGTGATGATTTCGACAATATCGCCATTTTTTAGGGTGGTATCTAGGACACTCCAGCGGCCATTTATGCGTGCCCCTTTCATATGATTGCCAACTTCGGTATGGATGCGATAGGCAAAATCAATAGAAGTTGCCCCTTTCGCTAAGGCAATGACATCACCGTCAGGGGTAAAGACATAGACATCATCTTCAAAGAGATTGTCCTTGAGGTTGTCGATATATTCTTTTGCATCTTGAAGGTCGCTTTGCCATTCGAGGAGTTGACGTAGCCAGGTGAATTTTTCGTCTGTGGAAGAGATGGATGCGTTGGAATGTCCTACTTCTTTATATTTCCAGTGGGCTGCGATCCCATATTCGGCGATATGGTGCATTTCCATTGTCCGAATTTGAACTTCGAGAGGGCGACCATTTAAGCCGACAACCGTTGTATGTAGGGATTGGTAGCGGTTCGGTTTTGGTAGACCGATGTAGTCCTTAAAGCGTCCGGGAATTGGCTTAAAGGCATCGTGAATTACGGCTAGAGCACGGTAACATTCATCAGTGCTCTCGACAATCACACGGATGCCTGAGATATCAAAAATTTCGTCAAATTCTTTGTGCTGCCGCTGCATTTTATCGTAAATGCTGTAGAGATGTTTGGGGCGGCCTTTAATTTCCCATACGTGTAGCTTTAGCTTGTGGAGGCGATCGCGCACAATGTCGATGGCTTCATTAACCCGGGCTTCGCGCTCAGCTCGCTTTTCAGAGATGTGATCCTGCATTGCCCGAAAAGCTTCGGATTCTAGATATTTAAAGCAAAGATCTTCGAGCTCCCATTTAAAACGCCAGATTCCTAAACGATTAGCGAGGGGGGCAAAAATCTCCTTTGTTTCTAGGGCAATCCGTTTTTGTTTGTCTGGACGTAATGGCTCTAGCGTCCGCATATTGTGGAGGCGATCGGCGAGTTTAACGACGATCACTCGAATATCCTCAGCCATAGAGAGAAACATACGGCGGAAGTTTTCTGCTTGTCTCTCTGTTTTGCTTGAAAAGGTGAATTTCGTGAGTTTAGTGACGCCTTCAACGAGTTGGCGCACTTCCTCGCCGAAATGTTCTTCGATTTCTTCGGGTGTAACGTCAGTATCTTCGACGACGTCATGCAAAAAGCCCGCTGCAATCATCGCGCTGTTGCCACCTAAATCCCGCAATAGCCCCGCTACTGCAACAGGATGCTCGATATAAGGTCTCCCTGATTTCCGTTCCTGCCCTTCGTGGAGTTCATGGGCAAACCGAAACGCCTTGCAAATGAGTTGGCGATCGCCCACAGAGATTTCTTGCACCCCTCCCCCATAGAGATAATCTTTTAGCCATGAAGGCAGAGGAATATCAAATTTTTCTGGAACAGGAATAGGAGAAACAGCCATAGATAATGCACGGTGGGGGTGGAAACAAGGAATGGAGAAACAAAGCAGATATAGAAATAGGGTGCAGCATCGTGATCGCTAAAACTGCACTGTATGTCGCTAATGTATGGCAGCATCACTGAAGATATTTTGTGATGCTGAACTATTGGAAAGATATATTAAAGCTTTTTTAATTATCTTAATTGTTACTTAAAAATCGTTTTTTGCAAAAAAAACTATTGATTGGGTGATTCGGCCATCATACTTATGACATATTTTTATGTGTTGATCGCGGCTTTGATTTCTATGGATTCCCTTGCTACTGCCTATCAGTCTCTGTACGAGCAGCTCCAGCACATTCATCAACAGGTATTGGCGCAACCCCTTGAGAAAAAGGGATTAATGACTGATGGTCAGCAATTGCTACAGCTTTGGCAAAACAATCTCGCGATGGTACAGGGAGAGCAACTATCAGAGGCTGCTCTAAATCAATGGCGATCGCTCCACACTGAGATTCACCGAGAATTACGTCTACTCAATGTTGATTTAATGTTTCTCGGACGCAGTAATTCATCTACTACCCAAACAGCTAAGCAAAAAAACGTTGGCGATCGCCTTGCAAAGTTATTGCAATATTGCACCCAAATTCAGCAGGTTATAACGTCGGGCGATCCACACAAACCGGAAGCGTAAAATGAAACTCGCTTCCTTGACCCAACGTACTATCTACCCAAATCCGTCCGTGGTGTGCCTGAATAATTCGACGACAAACCGCTAGGCCCAGGCCATAACCTTCCTTTGTCGAATCACGTTTGAGACGAAAATGTCCCTCAAAAATCTTTTCCTGCTCATCATCGGGAATGCCATGTCCGTGGTCGATGATTGTCACCTGAACTTTCTGTAGCGTGCGATGGAGCCCAATCAATTTCACTTCACCATTTTCCGAACTGTATTTAATGGCATTGTCTAGGAGATTTACAATGACCTGTCGCAATAGTTCCGCATCCCCATAAACTTCCGGTAAATCTAGAGGCACATCAACAATTAAGTTGATCGAACGGCGTTTGAAACGACTCTCAAGCTGTTTCAAAATATCCTGGCATAAGTCATTTAAATTCATGCGGCGAGGCTTAATATCGAGCTTGGTCGACAATTGTCGTGACTCATCTAAGAGTTCAGTGATCATCCGGTTCATGATCTGAAGCTGACTCTTTGCCTGTTGATAGAGTTGCTGCTTTAAATCATTTGTTTTAGCTGTTTCGGGACGCTGCGCAATAATTTCAAGGGTTTCGAGGGCGATCGATGTCCCTGTAAGCGGGCTACGTAGATCGTGGGCAAGCATTGCCAAAATCTGATCTTTAAACTCAATTTGTTTCGCGAGCTCTTCCTTTTCCCGATGTAGCTGAAAAATCTCGTCGGATAACCGCATCACATCTGCCGAATGGGAACGACGTTCTGCATCGAGTTCTGTGCTTACCGATAAATTAGAGGCCGGGCGATCGCCAAACTCCTTGTGACGTTGTCGCAAATCCGCTAGAGTATCCTGCCATTGACTCCACCATCGCTTTAAATCCGGCAAAATACTACTGCCTGCAAAAACCTGCATCGGCTTCGGAAATACCTTGACCAGCGATGGCGTTGCTACTAAACGGTATAGCTCCACCAACTGTGGCTGTTCCTTAATGTCAATGATCTCTAACGAAAAATCATGATCTTGCCCTAAAGTTTCCAGATAATCCTGCACCTGTTTGATGTCAGCACGGTGAGAAATACGAGCATCCGTAAACAACAATAACTGTAACTGCGGCACGACCGAAGTCGCCTTAAACTCGACAGGATCAGAATGATTTTCAGAAGACACAGGCTTTCTGTAGAAGAATAAACGAGCCTCAGCGCAGAGACTATCCAGTAGCGTAAACTCACCCAGATACCCCTAGCAATAACGAAGAATCGGTCTATGCACAAGCCGATCTCCATAAAGACAATTGTAATCCTTAGGCGGTACTTTCAGGGAAGAGAGCGATCCCTCAGACTTTAGCAAGATGCGAGAGAGCAACCAAATCGTTTTAAAATCTTCACATGTGACTTCGCCAAGTCCTTGAACCACCAAACCAGTGGCTCAGTCAAACCCTCAAAATCGTTACTTAGCGACATTCTTAAGGAAGGAATACCACTATGGCTTTAGGCTACGTTGCCCTTGTTCTCCATGCCCACCTGCCCTTTGTTCGTCACCCAGAAAGTGATTTTGTCCTCGAGGAAGAATGGCTATTTGAAGCGATTACTGAGACCTACATCCCATTACTCCACGTTTTTGAAGGTCTAAAACGCGACGGTATCGACTTTAAGATCACGATGAGCATGACTCCACCATTGGTGGCGATGCTCCGGGATCCTCTCCTCCAAGATCGCTACGACGCCCATATGGCACTTTTGATGGAGTTGGTCGAGAAAGAGATCGTCCACAACAAGCACAACGGCCATATTAAATATCTTGCTGAGTACTATCGCAAAGAATTTAGTGCCATTCTCAGCACCTGGGAACGCTATGACCGGGATTTAATTAAAGCGTTTAAGCAATTTCAGGATTCAAATAACCTTGAAATTATTACCTGTGGTGCAACTCATGGCTATCTGCCGTTGATGAAAATGTATCCTCAGGCAGTGTGGGCACAGCTACAGGTTGCCTGTGAGAGCTACGAAGAGAATTTTGGTCGTCCCCCCAAAGGTATTTGGTTGCCGGAATGTGCCTATTACGAAGGTCTAGAGCGGATGCTGGCGGATGCTGGTTTACGTTATTTCCTCACGGATGGTCACGGCATTCTGTATGCGCGTCCTCGTCCCCGCTATGGTAACTATGCACCTATCTTTACAGAAACTGGAGTTGCTGCATTTGGTCGGGATCATGAATCATCACAGCAGGTTTGGTCTTCTAAGGTTGGTTATCCAGGTGATGTTTGTTACCGTGAATTTTATAAAGACTTGGGCTGGGAAGCGGAGTATGAGTACATTAAGCCCTACATCATGCCCAATGGTCAGCGCAAAAATACTGGTGTGAAATATCACAAGATTACTAGTCGCGATGGTGGTTCTGGCGAAAAGGCTCTTTATGATCCCTACTGGGCAAAAGAGAAGGCTGCGGAACATGCGGAAAACTTCATGTACAACCGCGAGAACCAGGTTGGTCGTCTAAATAAGATGATGGGTCGTCATCCGTTAGTTGTTTCGCCCTATGATGCGGAGTTGTTTGGCCACTGGTGGTACGAAGGGCCTTGGTTTATTGATTATTTCTTCCGTAAGTCTTGGCATGATCAAGGTACTTACGACATGACGCATTTGGCCGATTATCTAAGGATGGAGCCGACTCAACAGGTGGCTGTACCTTCGCAATCAAGTTGGGGTTATAAGGGCTTTCATGAGTATTGGCTGAATCAAACTAATGCTTGGGTGTACCCTTATCTGCATAAGGCTGCTGAGCGCATGATCGAATTGTCGGCTCGCGATCCTGAGGATGAACTGGAAGAACGGGCATTAAATCAGGCTGCGCGGGAATTGCTGTTAGCTCAATCATCCGACTGGGCTTTCATTATGCGAACGGGCACAATGGTTCCCTATGCGGAACGACGTACGAAGAGCCATGTGTTACGTCTAGAGAAAATCTATGATGATTTTAAGACAGGCAAGATTGATTCGGGCTGGCTTGAAAAGGTAGAAAAAATGGATAATATCTTCCCGAATATTGATTATCGGGTTTATCGTCCGCTCTAGATAAATATGTTTAATGAGTCCCCCTCGGTTTTTGGATCAAGGGGGATTTTATTTAGGGATGATTAAGAGTGATACAGTTACTGTGGTTCCGGCGACATTTGCGTGTACTTGATAGTGAGTTTGTGGCAGTGGCGATCGCCCGTCCTCTTTGTTATCGAGCCACGATGTTACCAAGACTAAAATTGAGCATATTTTGTCCCAGCATAATGCTGAATACTTGATGAATTATTATCATTGGAAAATATTTCGGCAATAATGAATTGATATATCAAAAGCAAAGAAAAAAGGGATCGAGATCATGCTTCCAGAAGTTTGGGTAGGCATTTGAATTTCAAGAACTAATCCAAACTGTTCAGCCATAATACTGAGGATATGAAAAATGATTTTTGTTAGTAGACAAGGTATTTTGTCTCTGGACTAATTATCTTTTTCTATTTAATGAAATCTAGCTGAATTTGCTGAATTTGAACTAGGAAAATAGCATGATATTGTTCAGCATTGTTGAAGCCTCTTCATTGAAGATTCCTAGGTCGAGTAACCAAATGATTCTTTTTTTTTACTTTTATGAATGGATGAAAGTTGATCAAAAAACCGTGACTATGCTGGGGAATGAGATATCACGTAAGTATTGATTCATGGATATTATTTCGCAAATACCAATTGATTCCTCTCAGGTTTCAAACATCGTTGCTACATTACAAACACAATTAACCGCTTTAGCTCTGAAATTAGGTGGAGCAATATTGCTCTGGATTGTTGCGAGTTGGTTGATTCGTAAGTCCATTGGCTTGTTATCACGCATTCTTAAAAAGCAAGATATTGACGCTACATTAATCCGCTATCTTGTGAATTTCTTGGGGGTGGTTCTTAATATCATCCTCATTGTTGCTATTCTTGGCTACTTCGGCATTGAGACAACGTCATTTGCCGCATTGTTAGCTGCAGCTGGTATTGCAATTGGTGCGGCTTGGAGTGGTCTCCTCGCGAATTTTGCGGCTGGTGTGTTTTTGATTATTTTCCGTCCATTCGCGGTTGGAGATTTTA from [Leptolyngbya] sp. PCC 7376 includes:
- a CDS encoding bifunctional (p)ppGpp synthetase/guanosine-3',5'-bis(diphosphate) 3'-pyrophosphohydrolase, whose product is MAVSPIPVPEKFDIPLPSWLKDYLYGGGVQEISVGDRQLICKAFRFAHELHEGQERKSGRPYIEHPVAVAGLLRDLGGNSAMIAAGFLHDVVEDTDVTPEEIEEHFGEEVRQLVEGVTKLTKFTFSSKTERQAENFRRMFLSMAEDIRVIVVKLADRLHNMRTLEPLRPDKQKRIALETKEIFAPLANRLGIWRFKWELEDLCFKYLESEAFRAMQDHISEKRAEREARVNEAIDIVRDRLHKLKLHVWEIKGRPKHLYSIYDKMQRQHKEFDEIFDISGIRVIVESTDECYRALAVIHDAFKPIPGRFKDYIGLPKPNRYQSLHTTVVGLNGRPLEVQIRTMEMHHIAEYGIAAHWKYKEVGHSNASISSTDEKFTWLRQLLEWQSDLQDAKEYIDNLKDNLFEDDVYVFTPDGDVIALAKGATSIDFAYRIHTEVGNHMKGARINGRWSVLDTTLKNGDIVEIITQKNAHPSLDWLNYVVTPSAKNRIRQWFKRSHRDENLTRGRSLLEKELGKSGFDSILKSDDMQAVAEKCNYQSTDDLLAALGYGEVTLKHVVNRWRDMVRDQEEEHLPQFESEADLNPTKTPKSLTSDNHKYPIAGIEGLVYSLAGCCSPLPGEPIMGVVTRSHKGISIHHRHCNNMRNFEGDRLIPVHWNPNHDHKSSPVYPVDLSIEVIDRVGVLKDILTRLSDQNINVRKAGVKTSHSKPAIISLSIDIRDAQQLNASMNKIKNMSDTLNVRRVSQVEHD
- a CDS encoding diguanylate cyclase domain-containing protein, with the protein product MTIDPQQQPNKPLILIVDDDSVMRRLIRFAMEKEGYEVVEAENGKEGLELFNQRIPDIILLDFMMPVMNGIEFCKRLRQINTSEIEAIESQTSISEQNNLQEAALTTETSVNLVNHTPILMITGLGNDESVTQAFEAGATDFMTKPINWTILKQRVKHLLNQARLYKHLETSNKQLKQLAVVDPLTQLANRQVFDLFLERQGRLMFRHKRPSSLILVEIDYFENFNDVYGEKASDDCLFAVAQAITAQAKRPTDLVARYGNKEIIVLLPETDGKGAKFIAENIQDSVRLLKIAHEKSEINPFVTVSLGVVSIQTPDNQQTLFQLVEVAEQALAEAKEKGKNCTVNKEITPA
- a CDS encoding NAD(P)-dependent oxidoreductase, with protein sequence MVSVSVFGVGLMGTPIALTLTQSGFKVMGYNRTAAKLVELDSNGLAVTTDVSQAIAASDYLLLTLSDAKAIESVLLTDAREFTNKTIIQMGTIAPNESREIAKQIEQKGGSYLEAPVLGSIPQAKTGTLLVMAGGDASTFESCLPILKKLGEEPRLIGDVGSAAALKLALNQLIASLTAGFSLSLGLIKKEGVDLEQFMEILRDSALYAPTFDKKLQRMCDRQFADPNFPTKHLLKDTDLFLQASKAAGLNSEGLVGIREIIAQAVENNLAELDYSAIYNVITPE
- the patD gene encoding heterocyst frequency control protein PatD; protein product: MTYFYVLIAALISMDSLATAYQSLYEQLQHIHQQVLAQPLEKKGLMTDGQQLLQLWQNNLAMVQGEQLSEAALNQWRSLHTEIHRELRLLNVDLMFLGRSNSSTTQTAKQKNVGDRLAKLLQYCTQIQQVITSGDPHKPEA
- a CDS encoding histidine kinase gives rise to the protein MSSENHSDPVEFKATSVVPQLQLLLFTDARISHRADIKQVQDYLETLGQDHDFSLEIIDIKEQPQLVELYRLVATPSLVKVFPKPMQVFAGSSILPDLKRWWSQWQDTLADLRQRHKEFGDRPASNLSVSTELDAERRSHSADVMRLSDEIFQLHREKEELAKQIEFKDQILAMLAHDLRSPLTGTSIALETLEIIAQRPETAKTNDLKQQLYQQAKSQLQIMNRMITELLDESRQLSTKLDIKPRRMNLNDLCQDILKQLESRFKRRSINLIVDVPLDLPEVYGDAELLRQVIVNLLDNAIKYSSENGEVKLIGLHRTLQKVQVTIIDHGHGIPDDEQEKIFEGHFRLKRDSTKEGYGLGLAVCRRIIQAHHGRIWVDSTLGQGSEFHFTLPVCVDRPTL
- a CDS encoding glycoside hydrolase family 57 protein translates to MALGYVALVLHAHLPFVRHPESDFVLEEEWLFEAITETYIPLLHVFEGLKRDGIDFKITMSMTPPLVAMLRDPLLQDRYDAHMALLMELVEKEIVHNKHNGHIKYLAEYYRKEFSAILSTWERYDRDLIKAFKQFQDSNNLEIITCGATHGYLPLMKMYPQAVWAQLQVACESYEENFGRPPKGIWLPECAYYEGLERMLADAGLRYFLTDGHGILYARPRPRYGNYAPIFTETGVAAFGRDHESSQQVWSSKVGYPGDVCYREFYKDLGWEAEYEYIKPYIMPNGQRKNTGVKYHKITSRDGGSGEKALYDPYWAKEKAAEHAENFMYNRENQVGRLNKMMGRHPLVVSPYDAELFGHWWYEGPWFIDYFFRKSWHDQGTYDMTHLADYLRMEPTQQVAVPSQSSWGYKGFHEYWLNQTNAWVYPYLHKAAERMIELSARDPEDELEERALNQAARELLLAQSSDWAFIMRTGTMVPYAERRTKSHVLRLEKIYDDFKTGKIDSGWLEKVEKMDNIFPNIDYRVYRPL